A window of Myxococcales bacterium genomic DNA:
AACACGGAACGCAAGGTAAAAGGAAGGTGGGCGAGACCCGCGAACGGATCCTCGTCACGGCGGAACGACTTTTTTCGGAGCGGGGGATCGAGGGCGTATCGGTCCGAGCGATTCTGGCCGCGGCCGGCGCGAACGTCGCCCTCGCCCACCGTCACTTCGGCGGGCGCGACGGCCTGATCGAAGAGGTGCTCCGGCGCGCCGTCGGCCCCCTCAACGAACATCGGCTGCTATTGCTGGAAGAGGTCGAGGCGCGCGGCGATCGCACGACCGTCGAGGATGTTCTGCGCGCCCTGTTCGCCCCGGGGATTCGCTGGCTTTTCGAGCATCCCGATCGCGCCCGGTTGCTGGCGCAGCTTCAAACCGCCACCGATCCGAAACTCCGCGCGCTGCACCGCCGGTACTTCGACGCGCCGCTCCAGCGGTTCGCCGAGGCGATCGTCCGCACGGTCGACCCGCGGCTCGGGCCGCTGGAATTCGTCTGCCGTTTCACCTTCGCCAACGGCGCCCTGCATGCCGCCTACCGCCTCGCGTTCGACGTGGCGAGGTTGACGCGCGAGCGGTTGGGGCCGGACGCGGTTCCCACCGAACGCGACTGGGTCGAGCAGATCGTCGCCTTCTGTGCGGCGGGATTTCGGGCTGAAATCGCGCCGTCGACGCGTTTCGTCAACGGAGATCAAAAACGATGAAGTCCCTCTTTCCCGCTCTTCTCAGCAACCTGATTTTCGCCGCGATCCTCTTCACCGGCGCCGGAACGCTTCATTACTGGCCAG
This region includes:
- a CDS encoding TetR/AcrR family transcriptional regulator — protein: MGETRERILVTAERLFSERGIEGVSVRAILAAAGANVALAHRHFGGRDGLIEEVLRRAVGPLNEHRLLLLEEVEARGDRTTVEDVLRALFAPGIRWLFEHPDRARLLAQLQTATDPKLRALHRRYFDAPLQRFAEAIVRTVDPRLGPLEFVCRFTFANGALHAAYRLAFDVARLTRERLGPDAVPTERDWVEQIVAFCAAGFRAEIAPSTRFVNGDQKR